The genomic region AGCTCTCAAAATCCTTAACAATAAAATGATAAGGTCTATAAGATTATATTATTAGTCAAAAATAATTTCATAACAAATGTGAACTACAAATCTTAGAGGCCAATGTAAATGTGGGCATGGTACATAAAATATCCTACATCAACCACAAAATCTTATGGTATAACAAAGAAGTGCAATACAATAGATAATATAAACCCTAATACAATCTCAAAATTATGATAAACAATTATAAAGTATAGATTTAAAACTCTAGTAGGTAAGAAGGATAAACCTTAAGGTATAGCCTTAAGAGATGTACTTGAAAAGTTCGGTTTACCAAAACATAAGGGAATACAATCTCCTTTacattaatttagattaattaaacaAATACAAATAATAACCACACAACTACCTCATCTATAAATTCAGATTTTTTAATTGAAAACAATGATAGAGAATTAATGTTAATGTCCCACTAAATTCAATTAGCAAGATATAAAAAATTCTATTCATTTGTTGAATGTTTTAGATTTCAAACAATCCCAAAAATCTTTGAGTTAGATTTGAGCCCCTTGAGATTGAACTTGAATTTTATGAAATTGATCTCAAGTGCAAAAATAATCTCCAACTAATAGGATTGACATAATGAAGTGCATATTGGACTAAAAATCACTTTGTATTGATCTCTAGTATCTAAATATTTTGTAGTGACGATggcatttaaaaatatattttaggaCTTTGTTGAATATTTAGAGTTAAGTTCTCGTAGTTCAACCATCTTTTCACACTAGCTTTAAGACTTCGAGAAAATAATTATAGACGTCATGCATAAGCCCAAGTGATTTTGATGTATACTAAGATTACTTAGAGTCAAAATATTCCTAAAGTGAAGGCTCATtattctcaattttctctttactATTTCCTTGTAATTGCCTATAAATGAATTGTACAACCCAATGTCTTTAAATACTAAGACACAATGATTAGTTACACAAACACGTACCAAGTTGACTCACAAGAACAAGTGAAAAGATGTGAGAAACATTTAAAATTTGAGTTTGGAGTTAATCTTGCACCACTTGGAATTGATCCTAGAGCACTTAGGATTAACCCATGACAAGGAAGAAAAGATCTCAAGGTAGGGAACAACTAGATGAAAGGATATGCTAGTAAGGTGGTGAATACAATTCATTTAGTGCAAACATAGATGAGATAAGGTTGAATGCATGAAAATGAGTTGAAATGAATATAAACatataaagaaatgtatgcaatTGTAAGTCAAACTTACCACAATTGCTTGTCACTTATTGTTAATATATATTTGTGTTGTTTTATCAATATTTAATTGAGTGACTTATATTTCATGATTGATAGTCGATACAAACCCATCCatatttcataaataatattttgCACAAATCCATCTTTCACAAACACTAACTCATCACCAGTGATAAAATATCCAACAATAAATTTAACTAAAAAATACATAATTAAATTACAATAAACAATTATActtaataaaaaaatatgtttgaTACATTTCTACTAATTTTATGAAGTCATTCCATCAAAATGCACAATTTAAATGGTAATAGCACGGGTATGCTAATTTCACATTACACTAGGGGTATACGGGCTTTAAAAAACAACTATTGAAGTAAATTGACGGCTAGGGTTTGTTTGAAGGCTCGGAGGAGTTTATTAGGGTTTTTGAGGTTAAGAGTTGAAACCTCTCTTTTCCTTCATTTGTTCGAGCGGAGGGTGACTGCTGCAGCGCATTCGACAGGAACAAGTGCAGAGGCGAATCCAAAATGGTCTGTTCATCTTATTCATTCTCTTCTTTCACGAAATCCTTCAATCTGTATTCTTGTTTGCCTCTGCCGATCAGTACGTTTGGATTCAAGTTTATTTACTTTGCGTGAATGGATGTTTTTAGGAGGATTTTTGAAGCACATTATCCATAGGCCTTTTTACCTCCGCTTTTATTTTGGGGCGTCTAGATCGCAGATTCATTAGGTTCATTTTTTAGAATATGTTCTGCAGTTTCACTGGCTTTGTGATACAGAGAGTTGAGAGCAAATACcttctcttttatttatttttacacttTTTGAGCGGTGGTGTAAGAGCTTGTAAAAAATGAAACAATACTGAAGGTGTATGTTTTATCCATGCACGTATCTGATAGCTTTGCGTGCTTATAGCCTAAATTTCTTTGCTTTATTCAGTGGCATGCTAACATTTGTGTTTGTGGGGAAAATTTGCTTCCGGTTAAATTGCGTAAAGAAGTTCTCCTTAGAAAATGTGCATGTTGTTTTCGGGGTAGTATATTGCGAAACATTCAAGATTTGACATTTCTGTTGTTAACCCATCTGGATGGTCATCCTGCATCTAATCTCTGCTGAACAGAGAAATGAAAGTTCAGCCGTTTTATAATAAATCAACAAATTTTTGCCTATGCCTTTTTAGCCCTATAATAAGTGAATATTGATCGTCCTAGATATATCTGCCGTGTTCTTTGCTAGATTTATCTTACAATGCTTGAATAATAGTTGCTTCTGCACAGTTCAGTATTAGATATGACATATTAGTAAATTAGGGATCTTATCATCACGAAAATCAAGATTCAAACTTTAGTTAATTTACCCCTCATACTCCTATTcgaagtcaatttttttttaataaagcaaCAAGGTCCCAGGAATTCCACTCCAGCTCTTGTTCATGAAAGAGTTATTATCAATATTGGAATGACTGGGCACTTAACTAGCCCAAGTGTTTCAGTAATACTTTCAGTTCCATCTGGGTAACTATGGAGATTAACAAAATAGAATCAGATGTATACCAGTAACATACAATTGAAAGACTGGAATGGTTATGCCTTATTTAGAGTTATCATAAAAAAACTTTTGTTCGATTTGAGTTTAAAAGTTCAGTTTGACTGCAACTCAGTAGTGCTGTACAAGATTATATCCGACTTAAAACCATGAAATGTATCTGATCAGTGATCAGTTTTCTTTTCAAAGTGTCTGGATTTTTTGAATTATTGTATAATGAATAGAATACAATGATCAAGTAGATAGTTATATGAATTTGTAGTATTTGTGATGAACATTACCTTTGATAATTTTGGCCCTTCTTGAGTAAGTTACATTTTAAGTAATGTCTATTTTACAATTTGTATTTCTCACATCAGAGGCTCTTTAAGAAAAGCAAGCACATTGAAAGGCTAGGTAGTAAATTCCTTTTACTAAAGTTGAATTCAAGTTGTTTAATTCCCTGGAATAGTGCACGTACTTATATGCATGTTTAATTCCAAAGAGATGAAGAAGCAATAAGTGTAATTGCCTTTGTTACGAGGCTGAAGAAACTTATTGTGAATTCCAAATAACAAAGATATCCATTATTTGTTTGCATTGGATTTGTAGTAATTGTGATTCCTCTGGTAGGGTCATTTGTTTTTATTACATTGTAAATTCTTGATTCATATAATACATTACAAAATTGGTCCTAAGAATTTTCAGTGAGTTTTTATCCAAACAATAAGAATATCATAGTAACATTAGCAGTAAAATATTTTGTGGTTAATAAACCTCCATGGACATTAATTTGAGAAAGGTGacatttttctttggtttgcatTATTGACCAATGAGAAATTATCTATAATATGAAGTGAATGTGTTTTATTGAGCTTATGTGGTTCTCAAATTCTGGAATGCCAATGAGTCTTACCTCCAAACTATAGGAATCATATAGTGGTATTTTTGAAGAGGGCTAGATTACTGTAGACTCTTAGTTTGAACAAGGTCTCCAATTAAGaaaaatgttatcattgattaaTTAGGTAGATACATTGCCTTGTATATTTATATAAAATGAGTGTAAAATATAGCCTCCGTAGTTTTCAATTTCTGAAAGTATTTCTGCTGGAGCATTTTTCAATATTCCTCTGTGCGGTCCTATAGTCTCACATTATCTGCAGTGTTTTCTTCATATTATGCATTAGTTTTGCTATGGTTGTTCCTGTCTCCCAGGATATGTTAGTTCAACTTTCAATCCCTTTTGCTGTGATCCATCTCATTTGTAGatattttctctttcttgaatTCTCCTCAAAGTTTTTAGATTGTCAGTAGCTGTTTTTGAGTATGGTTGTTGTGTTATAGTATAGTTGACTTTTTTGAACTGGATTGTTTTCCTGCGACTGTTGTGACTAACTGATGGTAGACCTAAGAAAAGTTGATGGACTAGACTGTATTGCAGCTATCTGTTCAAGCTATATCTGATTCGTTTTGTGTATTAGTATTGTTTTCGTGTTCTTTAAGAGATTACAAATTTAAGTAGAAAAATATTCTAGTATTATGTTTGCTCTGCTTAAATGTCTCACAATTGTAATGGTTGAAATTCTTCAACATTTGGGCAAAAGCCAAAGTTTTTTAAAATCAGAGTTACTCTCATTGCAACAttaaaattttgcaattttttccAGCATACGAATATTAAGTCTGTCCAGTAGCACATTTGAGCTTGTGCTGGTTTGTGATTTTGTGGTTGAAATTACAATGAATGTGTTGCATATCAATGTTGTCTTGAAATTGTATTTTAGTAGATCAACATGTATTATTTGAATTGTTGGATTGAGAGTAGCGATGAAAGTTTTTGACTATTTTGACAGGATACAAGGAGTCTGTTTGGCTATTTGAATGAGATTAACCATTGTTCTTATTTGTATATGATTATTTACTGATGCCACATGTAATATAGTCTTTCTAGAGGTTTCTAATATTTTGTATGGTACGTTGCATTTTTTTCAGGCGCGTGGGTTAAAGAAACATTTGAAGAGGCTCAATGCCCCTAAGCATTGGATGCTTGACAAACTTGGTGGCGCTTTTGTAAGTtctaaaattatgcaaaaattTGCTGATCATTGAATGCATAGAGTTCCTTAaatttaacattttaaaacataactgTTTTTATTTTTGAATTACCTGAAGTGGTACTTAGTATTATTATACGAAGTGGTACTTAGTGTTATTATCTGAGGTGGTACTCAATATTGTTGTTTTACTTTTGCAGGCACCTAAACCATCAGCGGGTCCTCACAAGGGAAGAGAATGCCTTCCTCTAGTGGTTCTTCTGAGGAATAGGCTGAAATATGCCTTGACATACCGTGAAGTCATTGCTATTGTAATGCAACGACTCATTGCTGTTGATGGAAAAGTCAGAACTGATAAGTGCTACCCTGCTGGATTCATGGGTGTGTACATCAATCTGATTGTTATCCCTCTATACATGTCTTGTACTATGATTATTATATTGAGGGCACAAACAGTTATGGAAGTTTTTGCTGATTGTAGATTTAAATTCTGTTTATCCAAACTTTTCTGTCTTGCAGATGTTGTGTCTATTGCGAAGACCAATGAGAACTTTAGGCTTCTCTATGATGCTAAAGGTCGTTTCCGTTTGCATTCAATCAAGGATGAGGAAGCAAAGGTAATGTGCTTATTTTTTATTAAAGCTGCCAAGAAAATCAGAATTGCAAAAACAGGCATCATATTTTCTAGTACAAGTCAAAACTAGTTATATAACATGAAAATATAGAAAATGTTTTTTTGCTTGTATTGTCTCTTCTGATGGTCTTTGTGACAATAAATTTGAATTCAATTGTGTTTCTTCTGTTTGCAGTATAAACTTTGCAAAGTTCGTGGAGTTCAGTTTGGAGATAAGGGTATCCCTTATCTTAACACTTATGATGGGCGTACCATTAGGTACCCAGATCCATTGGTCAAGGCCAATGACACCATCAAAATCGATCTGGAAACAGGCAAGATCAAGGACTTTATCAAGTTTGATGTTGGTAATGTTGTCATGGTTACTGGAGGTCGTAACAGAGGGCGTGTTGGAGTGATTAAGAACAGGGAGAAGCATAAGGGTAGCTTTGAGATTATTCATGTCCAGGATTCTGCTGGGCAGGAGTTCGCAACACGACAGGGTAATGTGTTTACCATTGGAAAGGGTACAAAGCCTTGGGTATCTTTACCAAAGGGCAAAGGTGTCAAGCTGTCAATCATTGAAGAAGCCAAGAAACGTCATGCAGCTCCAACTGCTCCTGCTTAATTTTGGTAGAGAGAATATAATTGTTTTAAATAGCCAAACTTTGGTCACTCTAGAATGTAGTGTAGTTTATGTACAATTTTGAGGCCTTTGCTTAaaatttgatattttgatttttttaacctTGGTTTGTATTAGCTTTAGCAGTACTTGTCCCATAAACAGTTTTTCCAAATCATGTTATGGCTCTTGCATGGAGGATGCATGAGAATTTCATAATTGCGTTGTTAAATTATCAAGTGTATTGATGTTTACAGTACTATATTTTTTCAAATGTTAGGTTTGATTGCTTTGTTTTATATGCCTCCAAAAATATTAAATTGTGCACATGGCTAGCTAGCTTTCAATTGGTCTGTGAAACCTAACATAGCACAGGAAGTTCGGTAAGGGTAGTTTTTTATGGTCAAAGAGAACATTCTACTTTTTGTCAAAACTGAACGTGGCAACCTAATGTTAATTTGTTGAGCCTGTGAGATTTTATGTTAAAATCAGTGGTGAACAGCGGGCAAACGATATTCTTCTTTTGAGTTAGTTATCTGCAAAAACTAGAAGTTAACAGAAAGTGTTGTAGTGGTCTCAACTTGTGGAAAAGCTTTGTTGAACTAGTTTGGTATGCAGTTGAAATCTTAAATTGTCTGACAATAAATCAAAATGAGAAGTTTTCAATGATAAAAAAAAGCTTCAAGCTCATAAGCCCTTGTTTGAATGTTCAAAGCTCTATTATCTCAATACCATTTAAGATAATTAGGTAAGTTACTGTAAATAAGAATGATGCTACTTTTTGTTAAAACTGAACGTGGCAACCTAATGTTAATTTGTTGAGCCTGTGAGATTTGATGTTAAAATCAGCGGTGAACAGTGGGCAAACGATATTTGAAGCTTCTTTTGAGTTTGTTATCTGCAAAAACTAGAATTTAACAGAAAGTGTTGTGGTGGTCTCAACTTGTGGAAAAGCTTTGTTGAACTAGTTTTGTATGCAGTTGAAATCTTAAATTGTGTCTGACAATAAATCAAAATGGGAAGTTTTCAATGATAAAAAAAAGCTTCAAGCTCATAAGCCCTTGTTTGAATGTTCAAAGCTCTATTATCTCAATACCATTTAAGATAATTAGGGAAGTTACTGtaaggatattcaaatattcatTTATACTGAATATGCTGAACTATGCTGGCAAATCCTTTTCTGAAGTGTTCAGCACTTAACTAATACGGCCTTTGATAACCAAAGGATCATCTCATGGCTCTGAAATGGCAATAGTAACTGTTAAGGAGATAACTGATCTGCTATTTAGAGTTATGCCTTTACTAACTGATTCTTTTATTTCGTCATCTTAAATGTCATGCGTATTAAGCAAGAATGATTTTTTTGTCTGGGAGCTGTGATACTTAATTCTATGGATAATCAATAATGTGGCTCGGAAATGTCAATAATATCTTTCAAGGAGATAAATGATCTGCTATTTTCAGCTTTACTGATATATTCTTTTGTTGGGTCCATATTAAATGTTGAATATTAATAGTTGAAACGAGCAAAAATGTTTTTTGGTCTGCTTGTAGCTGTTATGCATAATTCTGTATTTAATAAGCTCTATAATTTTTTGTTCTTGATGTATTCTATGTCGAGTTTAATTTTGATTGCTACCGTTGGTTTGGTTGTTATAGGGCTAGGTGATTTACATTAGGTTTGTTCTTGAAGAGACAACTTCAGCGTTAACCGCTCAACATTGAAACTTCTACCTCTCATTTGTGAAGACTGTGATGCAGGAGAATGTTAGTTTATGTCAGCTTTTCAGAGTCGCAGAGAAGATCCTGCACAGGATAAGGGTGTCTTAATTAAAATTAGCATTTCACAGTCAACTAGAAAATCCTGCACAGGATGAGGAGGTTCTATCTCATCTGGCAAATAATATGTTTACATGAAAATAAAATTACACTCCTTGTATATTTACACTGGCAACTTGGTTTGAAATGGTGCTAGTTACTGCAGCCATATAAAATGGATGGTAGATGATAAGGGTGAAAGCGAAGGCTCCATTTATGTCAGTGTTTACCTTGGAAAAGAATGTGAAGGGTCGTGAGCTCTTACAAATATGAAATGCTGCAAGATCGGAATCGTGATAAGCTTCAGTAGTTGAAGAGCTGTAGTCGTAGCCATTATGACTTTGAAAGGGTGATTCGTTCAGCTTCTATGCTTCTATGTCATCAGAATTGAATTTCTTTGTTTTTTCTGTTTTTAAATTATGTTGACAATCTTATAGCAACAATTTGAGTAAGCTTAAATATTAACCAAAATAGGGACACCTTTCATCAATAATCAATCTCAAATCAGAGCTCATAACATTATTGTTCTGACCCTTGTAATGGAGTCATTCAGCTACAAGGTTGCATTAAGGTAAGTTTTTATGTCAAATGTTTTAAATTGGAAATTGAATATGATCAGAACAATGCACTGGTTTGTTAGTCAAATTGATCCTCTCTAAGTCGATTATTATAGATTGTAAGATGCTAAAAAATTGGAGGACATATATTCTTAGAAAAATGCTGGGAGTTATGAAGTAAGAACTAGGAAAATTTTAGACATTGTGAATATGTGTTTTCAAATGACGTTTAAAGAAAGGTAAACAATGATTATAAGTTTATTCAAGTTGCCACATACTGGCAAGTTGCATAGGCCAGGGAGAAAATGATGAGAAAATAGCAATTAGCCATATTATCTCTCTTTAAAAATTTGGTCATAAATAATTTGGATATGGATAAATTGTAGGTTTTAAAAGAGTAAATTTTTAATAATTTAGTAGATAATGTTATTAAAAATGATAGGTTAAAAGAGGAGTGATcgatatatatatgttttaaaaagATAAACAATGATTATAAGTTTATTCAAGTTTGCCACATACTGGCAAGTTGCATAGGCCGGGGAGAAAATGATGAGAAAATAGCAATTAGTTTTATTATATCTCTTATAAAAAATTGGTCATAAATAATTTGGGATTTAATGCTAAGATATGGATTAATTGTAGGCTTTAAAAGAGTAAATTTTTAATAATTTAGTAGATAATGTTATTAAAAATGATAGGTTAAAAGAGGAGTGACTGAGCAAATTATATTTCTACTAAATCTTGTAATATTTTATTTGGGTAATGTTAGTTTTGTACTAATATTATTGTtatatttgtaatatttaataatatttttttacaatCTTGTAACATTTTTTAGGAACAAACACTCAAATTTTTAAGTTATGTTAAATTCTTCATTTTTTTTATCACTTGATCTCAAGCTCTATTATTTGTACTTAATATTGCTAAATTATTATACTAAAATGGTTGCTGCATTGGTAGCGAATAATGAAGGGGCCAAATTTTATTTTGTAATGTTATTGAAATAATGTATATCTTTTATAAGTTTAAAAAGGTCTAGGtggtttcaaaattttattttgtaatGTTATTGAAATAATGTATATCTTTTATAAGTTTAAAAAGGTCTAGGTGGTTTTATGGACTTTACCATCAAATCAAGTGTCTTTGGCATGATATATATAGTTGATTGTACCAATTtcatcattttaaattttaatgagAGCGAGTTCAAATTAATTGAGACATTGTTCTAGTcaaatatatatgtttatttatttattttaatattatttaaataatgtgAAACATTAACGAATAATGAAAGGGGTAAGCGTAATGAATTCATATTCACTAATAGAAAAACACTCTTTAAAAAAATACAATTGATACTAATTTATATAAATAACATATCAACATAAGGAAGAATTATTTCCATTGTATAAAAGGATAAAAGATTTGAAATTCATCCATTTACAATATACCAAAACTCTTTCATTTAACACTCATTTCTACATTGAACAAGTTTTATTAATCCAATGACATATATTGTAATATGGAACGAATAGGGTAGGAGAGCACAACGT from Cryptomeria japonica chromosome 3, Sugi_1.0, whole genome shotgun sequence harbors:
- the LOC131070409 gene encoding small ribosomal subunit protein eS4z, coding for MARGLKKHLKRLNAPKHWMLDKLGGAFAPKPSAGPHKGRECLPLVVLLRNRLKYALTYREVIAIVMQRLIAVDGKVRTDKCYPAGFMDVVSIAKTNENFRLLYDAKGRFRLHSIKDEEAKYKLCKVRGVQFGDKGIPYLNTYDGRTIRYPDPLVKANDTIKIDLETGKIKDFIKFDVGNVVMVTGGRNRGRVGVIKNREKHKGSFEIIHVQDSAGQEFATRQGNVFTIGKGTKPWVSLPKGKGVKLSIIEEAKKRHAAPTAPA